A window of the Amblyraja radiata isolate CabotCenter1 chromosome 5, sAmbRad1.1.pri, whole genome shotgun sequence genome harbors these coding sequences:
- the LOC116973746 gene encoding vesicular inhibitory amino acid transporter-like, with translation MVNFQDAINNLLNRQRYRFHVDEERLSFAKRDELNSDQSETLRERMEEHELPSEPGELESAQAQPGLGDTCHITTWEAGWNVTNAIQGIFVLGLPYAALHSGYVGLLLITLAAVICCYTGKILIACLYEENEEGQLVRVRTSYEDIANACCEQLFPKLGGKIVNFAQVAELIMTCILYLVVSGNLMVHSFPQMPVSEETWFVIAVMMLVPCIFIQNLQIVSKLSLLCSAVHLVVLCVVITYCMTQMGKWSWRKVTFSVDFEKFLVSVGVIIFSYTSQIFLPTLEGSMRNKSSFDCMLNWTHLSACIFKTVFVLVSFLTWGNEMKEVITDNLPFNLRMLVNVCLVGKALLSYPLPFYAAVQVVQSGIFNLGSMDGNTHIWPLVLRASLLMLTLLMAMLMPHFTFLMGLTGSVTGAVMTFLLPALFHLRLLWDKLGNLERFLDISIFLLGSLCGLSGIFCSVKGLIGAFKSS, from the exons ATGGTGAACTTTCAAGACGCGATCAACAACTTGCTCAACAGGCAACGATACCGGTTTCACGTGGACGAAGAAAGGCTGAGTTTTGCCAAGCGCGACGAATTGAACAGTGACCAGAGTGAAACCCTGCGGGAAAGAATGGAGGAGCATGAGCTGCCATCTGAACCTGGGGAGTTGGAAAGTGCCCAAGCACAGCCTGGGCTCGGCGATACCTGTCACATTACTACATGGGAAGCCGGTTGGAATGTCACCAATGCGATCCAG GGTATTTTTGTCTTGGGTTTGCCGTATGCTGCTCTGCACAGTGGATATGTCGGGTTGCTTCTCATCACGTTGGCTGCTGTTATTTGCTGCTATACAGGCAAAATTCTCATCGCCTGTCTGTATGAAGAAAATGAAGAGGGACAgcttgtcagagtgaggacatCATATGAAGACATTGCCAATGCCTGCTGTGAGCAACTATTTCCGAAACTAGGAGGCAAAATAGTTAATTTTGCTCAGGTGGCTGAACTAATAATGACTTGCATTTTGTATTTGGTGGTGAGTGGGAATCTTATGGTCCACAGTTTCCCACAAATGCCAGTGTCAGAGGAAACCTGGTTTGTGATTGCTGTAATGATGTTGGTCCCATGTATTTTTATACAAAATCTTCAAATTGTATCAAAGCTAAGTCTTCTTTGCTCTGCCGTCCATCTTGTTGTTCTGTGCGTTGTGATTACCTACTGTATGACACAAATGGGGAAATGGTCCTGGAGAAAGGTAACATTTTCAGTGGATTTTGAAAAGTTTTTGGTTTCTGTGGGGGTGATAATTTTCAGTTACACGTCACAGATTTTCCTGCCCACACTTGAAGGCAGCATGAGAAACAAGAGCAGCTTTGATTGCATGTTGAACTGGACTCATTTGTCTGCATGTATCTTTAAAACAGTTTTTGTCCTTGTCTCATTTTTAACCTGGGGAAATGAAATGAAGGAAGTAATCACAGATAATCTGCCATTCAACTTGCGGATGTTGGTAAACGTGTGCTTGGTGGGCAAGGccctcctttcctatccattgccCTTTTATGCAGCTGTGCAAGTTGTACAAAGTGGTATTTTCAATCTGGGATCAATGGATGGAAATACTCACATCTGGCCGTTGGTTTTAAGAGCCAGTTTATTAATGTTAACCCTCCTAATGGCTATGTTAATGCCACACTTCACCTTCCTAATGGGATTAACAGGCAGTGTTACTGGGGCGGTTATGacttttctccttcctgcactttTTCACTTGAGGCTCCTCTGGGATAAACTGGGCAATCTAGAAAGATTCCTGGACATTTCTATTTTTCTCCTTGGATCACTATGTGGCCTTTCTGGGATCTTCTGTTCAGTGAAGGGGTTAATTGGTGCTTTCAAAAGCAGCTAA